AACACTCATGAGCGATCATAGCATTGTCAGTAATCAAACGATCAGGAACAAAAGCACTTTGAGTTTCTAAAATAACCTCAGGTAAAATAAGCTTCAATCTATTCGCAATGGCTTTAGTGATTACCTGAAACACCACATTGCATAAGCTGATCGGCTTGTATTGAGATGCATGGGTGGGCTTCTTTATCTTGGGGATGAGGACCAGGAGGGTATGATTAATTGAAGCCGGAGAGATCACACCATTTAAAACCTGGAGACATAGGTTGGAAATATCATCTCCTACAATGCTCCAAAACCTCTGATAAAACAAAGCAGGAAGGCCATCTCTCCCCGGTGCTTTTGTGGGATGCATCTGGAAGAGAGCTATTTCAACCTCCTCCCTCGAAAATGGGGATGACAAAACATGAACATGGTGAGGCTTGACCCTACCTGCAACCAAAGAAGTGACCTTCTCAATTCCTACCGGATTGATAGACCTGAAAATATCCTCAAAATAACCTGTCACTACGGAAGCAATGGTGGCCTCATCTTCAAAAGATGTTCCAGTATCATCCTCAATGGAGAGAATGGATTTATGCTTTTTCCTCTCCGAAGCCTTCCGGTGAAAGAATTTTGTATTCCTGTCTCCATGAGTCAACCAGTTAGCCCTTGCACGCTGGCACCATCTAACCTCCTCAAGCTTCAACAAACGATCCAAATCACCAGCTGTCCTCCGAGTGTCCTGAACCACGAGTACTGTCTGCACACTCTGCTGTAAAACTGCCAAAGCTTTCTTTGCTTCATCTATCTGCCTAGGAATATCCCCAAAGGAAGCTCTCCCCCACTCTCCTAAAGAGCTGGATAGGGAGGAAAGCTTGTCAGTTACCGCCACGGATGACTGACCCCAAACCTGGGAGATCAACTCTGTGCATTCCTCTTCCTTATCTAACCAAATCTCTTCAAAACGGAACAACCTGGTCCTCTTTTGTTTCCTCCGTCGACGATGGCCACGAGAGAACGAACAATCCATCACTATCAGACTATGATCCGACTGATAACGCTGCAGATGGTGGGTGTGGGTTCTCGGCCATATAGCACTCCATGCACCATTGATCAAAGCGAAATCCAATCTCTCTTCAATTGTGTGGGGGGTATGTCTATTGTTTGACCAGGTAAAGCGATTCCCCGAAAAACCAACCGACATGAGATCACAATCCTCACAAGTACTTTTGACATCCATCAGATGAGCGAGATCAACTGAGTCTCCACCCTTCTTGTCTGCTACCTCCAACAAATCATTAAAGTCACCAAAACAGATCCACGCCACCCCATCGGGAGGTTTCTAACTTATTATTATGGTCTCTGATAATGTGTTTCAATTCATTGTAGCTAGTCTTGTTCGATTGACAAATTAGTGgaatataaattttattaaaatacgGATATTAAAACATGCATCTTCGTAAATATTTAATTGAAGAAGATTGCCTtccaataaaacaaaacaaaatctgaattaataaaattttacaAATATTACAATTTAAGTCAATTCAAAGTTATTTAAAAATCATATTATGATCTTAATTTTTgcctatttaatttttttcaaactcTAATAGTGaagtataataaatatataagtgGATATGGTTGGATACCAATATATATAGTACACATATCCTCCCATATACTTACAAATTTTATGGATTAACCTATACCCGAAGCTAGACTCATTCTATTGGCAAATGCATTGTCATTATGAGTAATTTTTCTAAGTATCCATTAGGTCTAATTATTCCTAACATAGAGCTTAAACATAGTTTCAATTTTCTAATTGCATATTTGCACTTTTAATTAGTACTTCTACTGCATTCATTTGACATGTGAATTTGGTCTCCTAATTTGTTTTTAGCAAACTTACTCTCTAATTTTGTTAAATACAATTAAATATCTtaatcatcatcaccttcattttatttaaactctcaaattctaattttttttacaagctAAATTTGGACGCTTCTTCCAAGGATTCAGACCAGGTAAGTGATGGTGCAGTGTTTTGGGATGGAGCCGGTTCCCTGCCACGAAGATTCAAGAATCAGCATGTTCTGCTTTCATGGCAGAAAGTTGTTGTAATTCAGTAGATTAACCATTCGGTAATTTGGGtagtttttttaaaacaaaaaatgataGGTGGTTTACTGGACACTCATCGACATCTTCAATTTGTGGCTGTTTTTTACCACCACATAGCCACAAATTGCAAAGTTCTTAAAATTTGAGTTGGTTTCTTATCACCACAAAAAGCATGCATGTGTCGTCGGGTGTTTACTAGAAATTATATCCACCAATTGCCACTGCTTTTTTAAACGCAAAAATGATCCTGCAGACCAATTAACCACCCTCACTCACTCAATTGTTTCTTCCAAGTATTTTATACGCCACCCGTTTGAATATCACTTCATATGATATATGGAGGGTAGTAACATTGCCTGCACGACTTATGCATATGCATTCTTAGTTTAATTTCAACCTACTATCAGTTACGAGTAAAAGAAGGGTCGAATGTGTTTGATACGTATCAAATATTTATGTTGAACCACTTCATGCTCAAATGCTAATAGAAACAATTCAAATTTCGTTATGGCGTAAGATCTGCATTCTTAATGTGTCAAGTGTTTATATCGATGTACATACTTTGTAGTTATCAGTCAATTATGACTTTTAGATACGTGTATAATGTTACTAATGCATGAAAAAACCCAACTGAATATGAAATCAATCGAGTGATGAAACCGCAAccattttaccttttttttactAAGGCATTTGGTACCAAGACATTTCCTCACTTCAGGCATCTATTTGTATCAAAACCCTTCAAGTGTTTACTGATGGCTTTTTTCAGAATGAAAGTCCGTTGTCCTTCTAATAATTGTGATTGAGGCTAATATTTAGAAGCTGTTCCTTTTTTGTTCTGCTGTAAAATTATATGCAAAATAATTGATATGAATTGCCAAGACTAACAAGTGCATACTGTTAATTAATGTTATCAAGTTGTGCACTCAGTAAATCACCTTGAATTTTCTACTTTTGCAATCACCACCTGCATGTTAGCAACAGATCTGTTTAGGCAATCCCAAATCTACTAAGGATCCTTCATCAAAGATATAACCTATAGTTGATCCCTGTTGATGTTGTTTAAGCTTTAACAGAAAATTTATTCAAGATTCCACAGTGCTATAAGTACAACAGCAAAAGCCACAACATTGACAAATTAATAAGATTTCTTCAACAAATCAAAACAATAACTAGATTGAAGGCAAATAGACAACTACTATAAGACAGCTACATGCCAAAGATTGTTGGTGAATCAATAAATATACTAAATAAAAACTTTCCAGTACCAATTGAGGAGGTATAAAAATGTGagtgtacatatatatatatacataaccAGGATGATTTGTCAAAGCCCCGTTAAAGCAAACACCCCCTGGAGATTTTGAATGAATTAAAACTAGATACATGGTTAATCTTCTTTTTCTGTCCAAAGATGCATGGTTAACCTAACAAATTACAACACAAATAGACCCCTTCGGAACTTCAATCTACATAAATTAACACCCAAAAATACGACCAATTTCACTATCCATATTATTGAGCCatgatccaaaaaaaaaatccatatcATTGAGCCCCCAACAAGACATGAATCTAGATTAAGGGTGGTGCCTTGGGCAAAATGGTGAACCAACTAAACCCTTGTCATTCACAGGCCAACCCACTTCACCCATCGGAAAATCTTACCAACCCTCAAGGGCAACTCATAGTCATTCGCAACAGCAGGCTCCCTTCTAGCAACATCAGGTTCTGACCAAACATATACCCCACGTTCCTGCTTACTACCAGGTACAGTATTATCCAAGATAACAGCGACAAGAAAAGCGATCACCATGTGTAGTGAGAAAATCGTGTTTAGGAAATAATTTAACTGCAAAAAGAACAGATTCGCAAGTGTTATTTAAGAAAAACCTGACATCAACAACAAAAGTCTTGTTCTGCTAAGAGTGGTACACTTTCTGGATCATATTACACCATTGCACTTGGTCAAAAGCCAAATTTTGTGAATGATACCGACTCAAGAATTAATAGGCTAAGAATTACTAAGGTGTATGGATGTAAGGAGGGGCAGAAGAGGGAATAGACCTAATTCCACTAGTGTCACTGCATAGGCTAATGTGACAGTAGCATTAGGAGGTGCAAGGTGTGCGTGAATGAGAGTgctgaggtaggagagggtatAACCGTGTGACTACAGAGACAGTGAGATAGGCGGCAATTCAGTTCGGTTGAAAGATACAGACTTCCTTTACCTCCCAACCCAACTGAATACCATCTCATCCCGTTCTCTCCAAGTCACGATTATACCTTCTACCTCAGCACTCTTTCATTCACACACCTTGCGACTTCTAAAGGTACTGCCACATGAGCCAAGAGAGTAACACTAGTGTGTAATCCGTCTTCTAACCCCTCCATACATACACCTTACTAAGGCCTATTAATACTTGGGTCCGTATCAGTGACATATCAACCAACAGGATAAAATTCTCTCCCTTACAACTGGAACAAGGTATTGGGAAAGCACAGCAATTTTTCACCAACATCCAAGTgtaaaacatatcaagggaaaGCAGTAGTTGGTAGCCATGAAATAACATGCAGAAATCTGTCAAAAAAAATGCTGAAGATACAAAGCAGAAATCATGAAAACCAAGTAGATGTAGACAAATGGTCTTAAATATGTATGCAAGCAACTCTAACTATGTCAGTATTGAATATGAGGGTagtttctatttattttcaaacTAATGAAGATAGAGAAGCCATGAAGTGGTTTACGTGGCAAAACCTACCCTGACAAATGAAAGTGGgctctcttctctctattttttttgggtaatCTTTTCTGAAGTTTAATGGTGATTGACAAATTTCGATTACAACATTTAATTTTAATGTCATCAAAATCATGCACAAGGTTTAAAATAGTAAAAGGGCATGACACAAGACATACCCCTCCGTATTTGCTGCGGAAAGGCCCATGAGAAGCCACAATGTAAGGCTGAAAATAACTTGGCACTGACAAGTTGGAATTTGGAGAGATGCCGTATTGTTGAAAGTAGGCAGGTATGGATAGAGAAAAAAACAATGATAAACCAATTATGATGATATTGCGGGAGCTTCCGGCCTCACTGTAGCGTAGATTTGACAAGCCCAATGCTGTAAGCATTGCCCACATAAAGCAGAGGAGACCAGCAACCATGACTTCAGGAATTGAAGCAATGAACCCTCCAACCTTACCTGTTACACGGTAAGTGAAATTAAAGGTGTTAAATTagcgataaaaaaattcaacattaGAGAGAATAAGATTTATAAATGGGTATCACAGAAGAAGTCAGCAATCTACAATCTAGTAATCAAGGAATAAATTTGCATATCCTTATTATCCAATTATTCATCAAGTGCCAAAAAATAGACAATCAGCTCCTTATTTTATTCCATGAAGGTTGATGATAAAATTGTTACCGTATAACCACTTCTATATACCAAACAAATTTATAAACTACTTCCAGACATACAACTTAAACAGAGAAATTCAAGGTAGGATAGGTTCAAGACTTCAAACAGCAAGTAGCCAACAGTTCTATTACTAGAGTTCTCCTTCAGAGATTTATGAAGCACCCTGAAACAAACCAGCAGTAAAAACCTATGATGTACCGAGGCAACAATAACAGATGCATCTGCGTTCAACAAGTATCAAGCATAATGCAATACTGAAGATTTTCCATTATAAAAGATGTTTCTAAACAGAAGAATAATGAAGCAACTAAggcttgaaaagaaaaaaaaaaataacccaAACCCCTAGGAATAGGGAGGTGCTTGAATAATTTGCAGGAGGTAATAGGTTCAAACCTCATTGCGATCACAATATACCAAACAAGAGTAAATAAACCAGAAAACAGAGAAGCTCAAGAGTGTATCAAGGTCACAAGATGTTTTGCAAATTGGCGACTGAAACTCATCTGAAGCAGCCATAAACAACACAAAAAGGGTGTGCCCTAGAAAATGTAGCATTCCACCCCAACCAAATTCCCCAGAGGACTGAAAAAATGTGCACTGACAGGACTTTAGCCTCCTTATTTTTAACAGAACCATTAAATTGAGTGATAATAGCTACCCAAAAGTAGTTAGAAACCATAAAGAATGGCAAAAAGATTTGGGGAAAAAACCTATATCAGGCTTTTGAATCTTTTTGGCAAAAAAGAATGACTGCTGACTCAATGGGTCATTGATTTGGCAAAAAGATTATTGACGAGTAGCTGCATAACAATGTAAAAATAAATGGGCCACTGTTTCCAAATCAATACTACACATAGCACATTAGGGGAAAGTCCTATATCAGGCTTTTAAATCCACAACATTTAATTTGTACTAAATCTACTAATAATATCTTATATCACAAAAATTCTTGAACTTCTAAGAGGTCAAACTCTTAAAAGAACTTGAGAACAAACATTTCCCTAGTACAAGAGTTATAAACTGAAAATGGGACTTGCAAGTTGTAATAAAAATTACCAGAGGGATCAAGAGTCCAAAGTCCAAACTCTTGTATTTTATCCCCATTGGTAGAAAACATGAGAAAGAATGAAGTAATGGCAAAAGGGTTTAACATGACTCTTTCTCTTCATTCAATTTATGCAGTGAAAATTCTGAGTATGGCCTTGAAATTTAAAAGTAATAAAATTTTGGGTTGAAACTTGGAATTTTATTTGGAAACAAATACAATAAAGATGCGGGAAAGCCTCTAAAAACCAAACGATCCTCACCCAAATATCCACCCAAAATCTAAAATGAGTACAAATTGCGGTAATCCAGTAACTATTAAAGTTCAGCATCATAAGTCTGATTTCTCAGGGATAATAATTAAAACTAAGATTTCAATTTGATACCACAATGAGATTGATGTAAATGTAATAATTTAGTGTAATGCCTCTCCTTCTTCAGAAAGGCCTAGTTCTAGAGATGGTGCTTACAGGCATCATATGCATTGCTAATTGTTCTAAAAGGGTAAAATCCGGACATAAATGGTTTTCCATCTCCAATGTCTCAATAAATGTACTTCCTTCAAGGCTATCATAAGATAGACTGATGAATGTAGATGAAACAATGCAAATATAATAGATACTTACCCACAAGAGACAACACTATCAGAAAGCATGCACCCAGTTGTACTGCTCTGCGGCTTCCCATTTTAGTCACAGCAATTGTGTGAACATTTTCAGTCAAAGTTGAAGACCCAGTACCAGTACCCCAGAGACCAGCCAAGACACTACAAAGACCTTCTAAACCAATTCCTCGACTAAGAACTCCAGGAGTTGGAGGTCTGGATGCTACCAATAATGAAGATGCATGATATGAGCCAACCTACAAAGTgtaaaaataaatgaatgtcAACAACATTGTAGATCAATTATAGACCCAGCTTATAGAGAAAATTCATTAATAAGATATTTCAATTTTGATATTGCATGTTGTTAATCTCTCATAGATTAGAGCATGCCATTTTTCACTTATCTAGACAGTATCTTCAAAAATAAATACACAATCAGTGGTAAAATACACAATTATTGAAgtgttaaaattttattttagtaaatACACAATCAGTGTTATTGATGCCCTTATTTCCTAAGCTGAGTTAGAACTCATACTACATCACTCATCGATATCTACTTGCACCCAAAAACAGAAAAGAATTTTAACCTGATCACTTGAGAACGTTAAGACAAGTTTGCAGCCATTACTTTTAGCCTTGGATCTGATAAACCATATGCCTACCCCCAGTCTCTTCCCTCTGATTTTTACCCTTCAATCTCAAAGGTTGAATTTAAAATGAAATGACAATAGTCATTAACTTCTTATTTCAGCATGCAAGCTATCATTCATTAAACATATATAGTTTTCTTAGGTCTAAATTCATAATTTTCATTAAAGTTTGTATCGTACCTAAAAAAGAGAACAGCTTTTGACACATAATATTGCAAGCACATTGTAAAGATGACAAGAGGCCCAGTAGATGGTCACTTTTTCCGACTGAACACAATCAAGTTAAATTATCAACATGTTCAGAAGCCAGATAAATAATACAGTCCAGGAAACAAAGTTAAAAATGGACAAGAAGCTAACCGAATCCACAGATGAGATTAAGGAAACCACACACATCACAAGAGCCATTTTCCAGTGGAAGGCAGGAGTACCCCATTGTAGTGGATAAGGAAATCTAAACCATGGGGATGATTTCAATGCACGAGATGTATCAACTCGACAATGCCTCATCCTTGATATGTGCTTTCTGCAGTGTTCTGAAACCATATTTGAGGCAGGTATGCTGATGTCACACCCTTTGTAGTTGTAGGCTCCAGCTTCAGTGAGCAAGAAGGCTGCTGCCCATGTAATAGCTAGACCCAAAGGAACCTGGCAgttaagttatgaaaacatcaCATTTAACAGAAATCATTTGCTACAATGCAGAATTTTATATCAACTACTGAAGAGTAACTAAGAAGTATATTGTAACATTAAACTTACTGCATATATTAGAAATATGCGGTGTCCAAGAACAGATATCTTACGAAGATACTGCAGAATGCAAGGAAGTACAAATTATGTTAACAGTTAGCACAGTGCAATGATCAATATCATATATACAGTGGGAATTTGAAATGAACAAACttacaagagaaaaaaaaatagccaCTAATATCTGTATTGCTCCGATCTCAAGACATGTACCCACTAGTGGAAAACCGTAACTGTAAAATGAAAGT
This portion of the Lotus japonicus ecotype B-129 chromosome 3, LjGifu_v1.2 genome encodes:
- the LOC130748090 gene encoding nucleobase-ascorbate transporter 12-like produces the protein MSGSDPKSRPRPGPWPPAPAPVAKAMPPPSSSWAKKTGFKPKLSGETNAGDSGQISLPPKPDASTDLEAGRVPVPVPPPPQAVNGVGKVPPLPPSKDQVAKKRRDSDGVPTTNGQVTVEQLPPPPRRAARNEDVGGALPLSVDDDGFVSRHSHMKYELRDSPGLVPIGIYGIQHYVSILGSLILIPLVIVPAMGGNHDDTSAVVSTVMFVSGVTTLLHTTFGTRLPLIQGPSFVYLAPALAIINSQEFQGLNENKFKHIMKVLQGAIIIGSAFQTLLGYTGLMSLLVRLINPVVVSPTIAAVGLSFYSYGFPLVGTCLEIGAIQILVAIFFSLYLRKISVLGHRIFLIYAVPLGLAITWAAAFLLTEAGAYNYKGCDISIPASNMVSEHCRKHISRMRHCRVDTSRALKSSPWFRFPYPLQWGTPAFHWKMALVMCVVSLISSVDSVGSYHASSLLVASRPPTPGVLSRGIGLEGLCSVLAGLWGTGTGSSTLTENVHTIAVTKMGSRRAVQLGACFLIVLSLVGKVGGFIASIPEVMVAGLLCFMWAMLTALGLSNLRYSEAGSSRNIIIIGLSLFFSLSIPAYFQQYGISPNSNLSVPSYFQPYIVASHGPFRSKYGGLNYFLNTIFSLHMVIAFLVAVILDNTVPGSKQERGVYVWSEPDVARREPAVANDYELPLRVGKIFRWVKWVGL